The DNA segment TGGCGTTGTGTGACTCCTTTCACACGATAACTATCTGTGGAACGGGCTCATGACACCGTGACTGACACATAGCACATGGGTGAATCTAGTCAAACGTGCATATCATCCCACACTACCACAGGACGTAGTAAAAATGGTACAAACATTTCAAGCGAGCAACGTTGCCACTGATTGCATGTGGCAAGCGCTTGCATTTTGGGGAAATATTTTGATGCAGCTTCATCTACATCCGTCCACATCCGTCTTTTTCAGTGCTGCAGTATGATTTTGGTGACGGGTCTTGCTTTTACTTACACCGTACATACCACATCCCACACGAGCAGCAGAAGCACTCTAATGCAGTTTGAGCAATATTTTGTGTTGTTCGTAAATATTCCCTCAGTGCATTGCCTGGAATGACCTCCTAGTgcaacattttatttattttatgcacCCACACCTCCATCACCATTCATGCCATACAATACGTGTGCATTCGCTGAGTGCTACCGTGCATCTCCGCACACAATGCAGCTTCAGCTGCTGAAGAATTTTGGGATTCTAAACGAAGATTCATCGCCGTGGGACATCTCACCTTCCGGCCCCTAGCTATCTGAATCAAGCGAATCCCATCCGTCCCGTCCGAATCTCACATCAATTTCCCTTTCATCTGCTCGCTTTCGCTCATCTTCAAGTGCAAACACTCGTAAATCCGTTGTGTAAACATGCATCCAGATGTAGACGGACATGTGCCTTCACAAGGCAGCCACTCGGGAGGTTACAAACCGAGAGCACACATCCTCAGAGTGTGTGAAGAAGCGTAAATTCTAGCGAAATGTGTCATGAATATTAACAGCTGGCGAAAGATGTACGACGATGTGATCTAGCGTTTCCGTTgcgattttttgttggctACAACAAATACATTTGGCTATTGCGATTCTATTCATGCATCGTGATGTTGCTATCCCCCCAAAAAGTTAACTGTGTTTACtgaaattgaaaaagaaatgGCGTTTTGAAGACAATTTTGTTGCTATCATTCCATCACATTAGAATCCTGATGGATACAAATTGAACAAAACAGTAATTAAACGACCTTTCATGAAGGGTGCTGGTTAAGAGCCGGAGTAGTTCATTGTACGACATGCTCTATCACTCTTACGGTTGGCATGGTTTTTAGATTTTAGATGGGATCGGAGCTCAATTTATTGAGATTTTGTTCTGCCAAACCATCCATGCGTGACGATGCAACCTGTGACATAGGATCAAGCTTAAACCTATAATTTTTCATCTACCGGTACCATAAGTGAGTGAAACTTGAAACATACACTATGCCTAAGTCTCGACACGGTAGTATAGATGGTATATTGTTTAAGCTTAAGGGAATGTTGGTTTTATACACACTCTGCTGCTTTCGCAGGGCGATTGATGACAAAGAGTTGTGAATATCCTATCTTTGGACACCTTCATCAGCAGTCAAGCTCCAACATCAGCGGATGCTTGCAAACTTGCAGCATTGTAGTATGTGTAGGTTATTTAAGGTTGTGAATTGGCTATTGCTTTGAGAACCAATCTTATATCATGTCTATGTATAAGAAGGCTAAGTTTAAAATGGACCATTATTTTGAGGATAATTATCACtgataatattattattaatttatttctgcTAATTAAATCATCATCATACCTTCCCATCGTCAATAGATCAAAGCATAACCAATTCCGATTGCCTTTCTTCACAATTAATTGACTTCAATCGTTCTCcctcactctttctcttttaGTGATCTGCAGGGCAATAACATCAGTGTCATCTACGAGTCGGACTTCCAAGGATTGGCGAAGCTGCGAATACTGTAAGTAAAGTTTTGCTATGTCTTTGCCCTTGCGTCTCCCCCATTTTAGGCTATTCTTAAAATTGAATTCACTTCCTAGCACACTATTAACACAGTCATCGAAGTAAAAAGTTGTCGTCTAAGATGCAGAAACGATAAAACAACCAGGACGTTGGTTGCCAGCTTCCTTCAGCGCACAGTGGAACGTCTCgcagtaattaaataaaatccgAAATTCCCCTCCATAAAACTGGGCGAACTATCACAGCAACACGGTCCCGGTACGCATTGTTTCCCCCCTTGAGTGTCGCTCTTCACGAAGACCGCCTTATTGACCCGAACTCCGGACGTCGTATGGGAATGGCGAGAGAACGACTCTTTTTAAACTAATTACACCACAACCGTGAACATGCACAGCGACAAGTGAAAACCACCGATAGAATGGTCTTCACCGCTTCGGTTGCAACTTCCGCTGGTCGGATGGTTTTAATAGTGTTACGCGAAGTGCTTTCCAAAATTACCCCAGCCCTGAAGCTGTCTGACGTTTACGATCAACGATAGACATCCGGTGGAAGCGGGACGGAAATGAAGTTACCCCGTGTGTAGTTAAACTTGCCCGACGGAATGTTGCCACCCATATTGGTTCGAGATTTCCTCCTGTACCAACGTTTACTGGTAGTGTTGAACGACGCAATGAACAGTGTTAGAATCGGCAGCATATTGGACTAGTTGACTTGTGACTTTAACAACGAAAAAGCATAATGATGTAACTACGAAATTAACATCAAAATATCATCAAAATCGTTTTGTGAGAGCTTCCAATACATCCGGGAATGAAATATGCATTCATCCCGATCACAGCGATAGTGTTGAGATCATTAGCGGCGTTTGCTAATCAATAGACACCATGCAGCACAACATGGCGCTCTGGCGACGGATGAATCCATAAAAACGCAAATGACCCTGCGGTCCAGACGTGCCGAAGTGACACTGTTTAGTGTCGccataaaaatgtattatttcACCACACGCAGCCCCAAAGGTTCGAATGATTTACTCTCATGAgctccacacacatacagttcATCGAAGCTTCGACTCATCGGCAACACCAGCTCATTATTCAAATGTGCAACCCTCGAGAGGACAAAGATTTACGGATTCGAGTCATTTCTGCGCCTTTCCCCATCATCCATCCGTTGCccatttatttatcattttaatcgATTCCCAATCATTCTCCCTAACTTTCATCGATTTAATCTGCGTCGATGGTGGTGATGTATAATACTGGTCCACTGCACAGCGGGCATGTCGAGGTGTTTTACCCCAAGAGAGAACCAGTTGGACATCGGCCAAATCACTTCAACGTTGAAACAACTGTCCCACTTTCACTGAGGACAGGGAATTTGATCGGTTGGGCATTGTGTTAGCTGTTCATTAATTTACATAAGTTTGTTTCTCATCGCCCTGGTGCTTCATTGCTTCCCAAATGAACACAAAAAGCAGATGAAATAGATCTCTCTCAATCGTATCTGCCTCCCACTGCGAGGCTCATAAGTTTTAAGTAATTACTCTGATCACCAAAAAATACCTCTCCTTGGACTCAGGACGTAccgaaaatgtatttttaccCGTTTTGGAATTGTCCTCGAATCATCTTTACCTTTCATGGAGTAAATGATGAAATATTAATCCACCCCAAAACACCCCGGTAACACACAAAACTGGACACCAGATGGGATAGCACGTGACGCTGTATGGAGTTGTCGGAAAGGAAACgtgcttcttttattttaccgAATTTGGAATAATTTTATGACCGTCCGACCTCAACCCATTAGTGAGGTTTAGAGTTACATCGATGGCGAAGCTGTTATTTAGTCACCGGAAATGGTGGTACGCTACCTTTCACACTGACACAAGATAAGGCAAATAAGAAGAAATAGTATTCAAATTGACACGGTCGCTTAAAAGATAACTCGTTTCCGGTGACGTTCGTATCACACGTTCAATCGTCGCGCCATACTTATTGCAAGGCTGGTAGGAAATGGATtcgatttcaattaatttataattcaAATACAATATCGCTACCAAGTGCTTCCATGAAGCCGTACGGTGTTTATGGAGTTATTTTTGGAACCGAATGACGTTTGTAATTAGTCGTCACTTTCGCCATTCCGTTGTTTACACTGTACGACAAAGGGGTTTCTTTGCTGTTAAATAAACCAACATTTCTGCATCCTGATTGAGTTTTAATTAAGGATTTGAAATGATTTCGTATGGTGTTCAAATTGCAATTATGACAACTCTGATTGAGCTTGTAATTCGCTCGTATTAATTTAAGTACAAAATCCTTAAACTGAAGGCATTCTAAGAGCAAGCTACAGTATTTACATAGAGAATTATAACAACTTCCAGAGGTCTACATGTATTCTCTTACAAAGCTCTGTTTTCAATCACACATCCACCAGTCACCAAAAACATATGCTAATGCTACAatcaaattaatatttataagTAAGCGGATTCTTTTAAGTTTCCCGCGTGCTATCACTCACTCCGTCGGCGAAGCGGATGTCACTTACATTCAAACAACTTCATTTGCCTTCCGGAATGAAGAATTTCACCATTTTACAGATGTCAGTAGCATTAATCAATATTCATTAAACATTTTGAATATAATCTCAGCTATCACATGATATaacaaaaatgtatgttttttgcGTCAAATCTTTAATTCAATGTGTTATAAATTTACAGGCAACTGACAGACAACCACATCTACACCATCGAAAAGGATGCCTTGCACGATCTGATCTCGCTGGAGAGATTGTAagttatgattttatttctacCTAGCCTTATTATCTATTCCAACCCGTCCTCTCTTCGATCGCCCGCATTCTTTCCCTAATACAATCCTACTTGCACCTACACAAACCAACCATCTGGTCCATCAGTCGCTAAATCCGGGCTGACAGGCACCGCCACAGCTTTTTGCTCTACCGACACTCCAAATACCAACCGACGGATTCGATTCATATTAACCAACACaaatcaaatgtcaaatcacCTGTCCGCCGTGTTGAATATTACCTGTCGCAGTCAATCAGTCAACTTTATGCGTAGGTTTTCACAATTCGGTGGTTTTGTGCAAATTCTACCCTGTGTCAATGGAAATATTATGACACAGGTTGTTATTCGATTGCTACATATCACATAGTGTTGTTTGCTTGCGGCTGCAACGTTGTCTCCAATTAGAAACACATGGTTTCTTCCTATTCCAATATTACACTCAGCTGCAACACCATCAAatcgttgtatttttttgtgagttttttgaTGTTTGATCTGAACACCAGAGTTGCAGACCGTTTAGtattaatttatgcacactttGCTGTTGTTAGGTAGGCTTTATTTACAACTATTTTACGTCGAAAGGTGCCAAGGGCATAATAAAATAACTTGAATTATTAGATCCACCCCGCGTGGTAACGGCcaatttgcaatattttttattcgatATAGCGTGGTTCCTATCGTTGTTGTGATGGTCTTTATCGATGAATCCGAAAATAGACAATCGATTCATGAGACAGGTATCATTGGAGCTTAAAATTTATGACATTTGATAAGCAATGATGATAATTGGTTGTGTTTGTGCCATGATATTTctacaaaatacaaattaattAAGATAGTATACCTCACACTTCACAACCTACAAAACAATTTTTAGAAAGAATCgaattaatttcaaaaacagtacagaaaagaaaatctccaaataaaactataataagtttaaaataaaaataacaaaatcaaaagaagtttaatcaattttattaTACATTATaacgattatttttttattacgatACATATGATATAGACGACCTATGATTGTAGTAAATATTTTGATTCGCCGCTGGTGGTCACCTGACAACAACCCACGACTCTCTTGTTGACCacacaaataaaagaaaatcaatGTGGAAGAAATGAAACTAACAATCGCTTGCCCCAATGCGATTGGGAATCGATTTCCGTTAATTATCTGAAACCTCGTTTTTATCGTTCATCTTACGATCATCTTGACGTAATTGATCACGCCTTCCTTGCGTTCCGAAGCTACAAAGAAACATCAATATCGCTTAGCAAAGCAAATTCATATTCGCCTCCATCACTTTGCTTCCGGCGAGGGCAAGCTGACGCCCGAAAAGGGTACGGGACAGGGAACTGGCGTCAGCAATAATCAACAGTGGGTGGACTCCTTTTACTGTGACATATCTTTAATTAAGTTTCGACGACACAGCGACTGGTTTAACGACCATCACTACACAAGCTACGCTCACTCGCTTGTTTCAATCGTTTCTCTTTCGTCCTTCTTGTCACAAGATTTGCTTACTTTTGTCTTATTTTCATCACTCTTataattattatgattttatgttccgtttctttccttttttcaggCGACTTAATAGCAATCGCTTAAAATCTATACCAGATAATTTTTTATCCAGTGCCGCTAATTTATTACGATTGTAAGTAGTAGTTTGTAGTGATTTATTTCCGTTcaatgtatgtttttgttttcctttcttgtctgtgtgttttgtgttaatCTGTTAAGCAAATGTATAGtcatttgtttccttttgttCAGCAAGTCAAAGTCATTAGACCGAAAGCTGCTTAGACATTTTCAAAGCAGATCGATTCTAATTAGCGACAAGATTTGGCTTTCCCcttgttgttttatgttttgtttttttttttttttggcaaattaatttgattttagtatttttttatattttgttaatGGACAAACGCTTTTCAGTCTTTCGTATGCATGCAATACAAATTAGTTTTTggcttttatgtttttgaagcatcttttgttttgcatatttGGCTCCCACTCTATGTTGAACAGTCTCAGAGGTTTAAGTTTGCATGATTAACGACACCAAAACCgaagacttttttttattgataattGTCATTTGTTAACATTTATCTTACGTTTGCACACTGTTGTGATATCTTTTCTAATTTATGTTAATGGATCTAATCGACGATTGATAGCATGATTGATGTTGCTCAATGTGTCGTTTTGCCGTTCTATATGATGCGAACAGTAACATTCAATcggaacaaaacacaacacatgcaTCCAAAATATATAAAGCCTAGAATAGCATTTAGTGTCTCTCAAATTCAACTCGTAACTCACTTACGATTACGCCTCAGTAGCTGGATGACAACAGCCACTGAATCATGAATTCACGCAAACATTCACATTTACAGGGATCTGTCACACAATGCACTCACTGCCGTACCGAAACGTGCGTTCAAGGGAGCACCGGCGCTGCGCAGTCTTCAGCTGGACAACAACCAAATCACCTGCCTGGATGAAGGTGCCGTGAAAGGACTAACAGAGCTGGAGATACTGTAAGTACAAAGCCAGCAGTTCACCAGTGGCTGTTCAAATGAAATTACTTCCGAGCACAACAACTCCAATGCGGTGGTTCCTTTCTTTTacctttcgttttcatttcatttcatcgcGATCCTGCAGGAccttaaataataataacatcaCCACGCTTCCGCGCGACATGTTTGCCGGAATGCCACGCCTGCGAGCGctgcgcctttcggagaaccCGTTTGCGTGCGATTGTCATCTTTCCTGGTTGGCACGGTATCTGAAGAATGCATCACGTCTGGCACCGTACACTCGGTGCCATTCGCCCGGTCAGCTCAAGGGCCAGAATGTGGCGGATCTGCACGAGCAGGACTTCAAATGTTCCGGTAAGTGTGCGGACGGCCAACGCGAACGGTCAGTCCTAATTCAGGTGTGTTGAACGACGCAGGCGACGCTGGAATTCAGTTCAGACTGGAGTGCCACataattgttgtttgttctgAGCCGTGGGTGCACCATGGGATGGACTTATATGGCTGTCTAGAGTATACTTCAACATGGAAAACACGCaatgtgtttggttttttccCCTTCGTCAGTACGGTACAAAGTAGGGCTTGTCTCGGATGTTCCCTATAGTGAGGTTCATCCAGGCTGGGACATTGTATGGAAGCGGCCTTCGACACAACAGAAAGGACCATTGGCACCCAACGATGACAGTACAGTAACTACTATGTCCCTTGGAACACTGCATTGCTCCAATTATGTTCATCCAATCAACCTCAAACTAATTTGTCGTCCGATTGGTCGACCGCCATTGGAGAGTGGTCCACAACTCTtctgtaataaaattaatcgCAAGGACTTTGTTTACGTTGAGGTgtttatgaaaaaaacaacgaatgtGATTCACAATTTTGCCATAGGATTTAGAATAATGTTATAAtactttcatttattttttacaatattgTCATTCTACACGTTCAATAGCTTATtcataaaatgcaaaaagtCCTCCAGACCCCTGAAAATTAACTCACGTCTCTATTGAAGCTTCCAACgaataattacattttttattatgcAGCACACGCAAATTGCGTTGCGGTTTCTTCgtgttcattattattattattattcattattattacGGACCCACACTGCAACGAGCTTTTACGTTCAAACACGTCGTCCGACACTTGGCATGGCGAAACCATATCAAACGTGATACGACACTAATTTATTTTCCCCAGCATTCTAATGAAGTTGCCAACAACGACAtcatggtggaaaatgtttttttccacactttttacacacacacttacggATGCAAATTGCATTCAAAAATAATCTCTGCCGTGTACCAAGTGCTGGATAAAAGCGTCAGCTTTCGGATGATGGAAACAAtacaaaatggaaataaaagtcCTACAGTAGATTTAAACCAATCAAATCCGCCACGGTTCAACCACGAGAGCTATCAGCTTTTGTGGACGCATCATTTGAAATGGTACGCATTCAAAAGCAGGTCAAATTGAGGATTTGGTTGAACCGCATCTAAACGCTATACGTGTGCCGCACGATTGAGTGATTCAGGAAAGGCAAATTTTACTGCAAATGGGTCTATTAAACGTTGCACCTGCACTACGACCGCTGCATTTCCGCGTGTAGTTCCTCTTACTTCAGGGGAATAAACTCATAAACCTCATACTCATCACCTGTACCTGCCATCCACATCATCACACAGCCCAAATGGTGTGGGTCGGTGGGTAAGGACCGCGAAAACCAGAAGCAATCTGGACACTGGGCACAACATCACTGCCTGCATAGAACGCAACAACATAGCCCGAGGACCACACTGTGTTCACACTTTCGCGAACCCATTTTGCACAGCTACCAAACACTTCCTCCGTACGTGACACTCATGAATATGTAAATGTTAATTTATGCCacctccgtgtgtgtgtgctcagcTCTGGAAAGGGCAACGGATAACGCATTCTCGTTTGGGGGGTTTTGGTTTGCGATTTTCACACTTCACGCAGTGCAGTGTTACAAAGATGAAAAGCACGTCATGGGCTAGAATTTGcccacgctcacacacacacattcacgcctTTGGATCAATGAAATCAAATTAGTGGAAAAATAATCGTCCAACCGAACCGGCCCAAAGTGAACTTTTCCGACGCAGTCTGCCGACGTGTCTAGACGCGAGGCAATCGATTACAACTCGTGCATTAttgtgtgtccttttttaACTGTCAGTACCATTAAAATAATGCACGACCTAATTCGATACGAAGTAGAGGCTCGTTGAGAAAGCATTAGAGGTTTGCTAATAGTCACATATGACTCCATAAAACTCGATTACCACCACATGGCGACGGGGACATAATTGGTCTCTATTATCCTTTTTACGCAATTGCTTACTTCACACTGCAAAACACGTATTCATGCTCTAGTGAGCCAATACTAACGTCTAGGCGAGTGTAAAAAAGCTATTACATCGTGTTGAATGAAATCTAACATAAACGTTTTTTGTATAAGTGTTTATTTATGGAAATATTGCACAATTTACAATGGAGAGGAGCTCAAttacaacaacatcagcaatATGTTGCGCTGTTAACATTAGAATACTTCCATGAACTGCTACAATGAACCACATCTTGTTTAAATCGATGTTTAATTGCAACAACCCCAAACTTCATGAGATAGAACAAACAACGCACTTTAAAATGTTATTAAATCAGAGTGAGAGCTTTAAAAGTTAATCCATTACgcaaaattaaatcaaatcacGCCCAAGCAGCCAAATTTTAGCTCTAACGctgtttattatttatcaatACGCAGGCCTCACCGAGAACGCACCGATGGAGTGTGGCGGTCGAAGCCTCTGTCCCCATCCGTGCCGCTGTGCCGACGGAATTGTCGACTGTCGGGAGAAAAGTCTTACCACCGTACCGTCCACGCTACCGGAGGACACAACTGAGCTGtaagtgtttctttttttttatgttactgTCGCCATCTCCCGGGACGCTTTGGACATTATAATATGTAATCTAAATATTTTTACAGCCGGCTCGAGCAGAACTACATCACCGAAATTCCACCGAAAGCGTTCGCTAACCACCGGCGCCTTAAGCGGATAGACTTGTCAAATAACAATATTTCGCGAGTCGCCTACGATGCCTTCAGCGGGCTGAAGTCCTTAACGTCGCTGTAAGTATGCGAAGACGCGGAATCCGGAAACGGTGTCCCACTTCCTAGAACACAACCCCAAAAATCTGAGCTACACGAGTAGGACGTTAAATTCTTATCATAAGTAAACAGAGCCGCCGCTCCCATCCTCTCTGCTGTTTGTGTCTATAAAAAGCTCTCAGCCGTGGAATCAACCGCTCCGAACACTATCTCAAGCTCATTCGCTCCCCCTCCTGACTAACGTCTTCTTTTGCATGCATTGGTGACCATTTGCAGCGTTCTTTATGGTAATAAAATTAAGGATTTACCGGCGAGCGTTTTCAAAGGATTAACCTCACTCCAGCTGCTACTGCTGAACGCGAACGAAATCAGTTGCGTGCGAAGAGACGCTTTCAAGGATCTGCATAATCTCAGCCTTTTGTCACTGTACGATAACAACATCCAGTCGCTGGCCAACGGAACGTTCGACTCTCTGCGAAGCATCCAAACGCTGTAAGTATCGTCATTCGGTGTGAACGGGCGGCACACCGCCCTCTGTGATCCGTGCGTCACCAAAACGTGTTCCTCCTGACCTGCGGCTTTTTGTCGGTTCTTTCTTGCAGACATTTGGCACGCAATCCCTTCATTTGTGATTGCAATCTTCGCTGGCTGGGCGATTATCTACACCAGAATCCGATCGAAACCAGCGGTGCCAAGTGCGACGCACCGAAGCGTATGCAGCGCCGCCGGATTGAAGCTTTGAAGGATGAAAAGTTTAAATGTAAGCTTTTGCGGTGCTGATTCCGCACGCCACTAATCCTCGCTCTTCAAAAGAGGTTTATAacgcctttctttttttgtttacttcgCTGTTTTCGCACACCCAGGCACGGATGATTACAGCAAGATCAAGTACTCGGGCGAATGCCGCATGGACCAGGAGTGCCCGGCCGCCTGTCATTGCGATCGGACGACGGTTGACTGTTCCGGGCGAGGGTTGAAAGAAATCCCGCGTGACATTCCGCTCTACACCACGGAACTGTAAGTGGCTGTTCCTGTACGGCATACTTGTTGAGATGATGTTTCGCCGAAGATGGAGATTTTCACTAACCTATCTTCTCAACATTTCCTCACCAGCCTGCTCAACGATAACGAGCTTAATCGCATCAAGTCGGATGGACTGTTCGGTCGGCTGCCAAATCTGGCAAAGCTGGATTTGCGCCGAAATCAGATATCCGGCATCgaaccgaacgcgttcgaggGTGCCACCCGGATACAGGAGCTGTTTTTGAGTGAAAACAAAATCGCCGAAGTGCACAACAAGATGTTCCTGGGGCTTCATCAGCTCAAGACACTGTAAGGGAAAGCATTTTTCCGTTGAAAAATGGTCGAAATCGGTTGCTGACATGTGTTTTCttatctgtgttttttttcttccatagATCACTTTACGATAACATCATTACCTGCGTTATGCCCGGTTCGTTTGACTACCTGACGTCTCTGACACAGCTGTAAGTGCCTTCGGTAATCTGCACTCGAAGGATTACACGAGCCAAGCACATTGCTCCGGTggtacgggtttttttttaaacatgtttCTTCGTTCCTTCCCAGAAATCTGGCCTCGAATCCGTTCCGGTGCAACTGCCATCTTGCCTGGTTCTCGGACTGGCTGCGCAAGAAGCAGCTGAATGGGCCGCCGGCCCGTTGCACTTCCCCGTCGAAGGTGCGCGACGTGCCGATCAAGGATTTGCCACACTTTGACTTTAAGTGCACCTCCGACATGGATCAGGGCTGTCTCGGCGAGGGTTACTGCCCGCCGTCCTGCACCTGCACCGGCACGGTGGTGCGTTGCTCCCGCAACAAGCTGAAGGAAATCCCCAAATCCATCCCGGCCGAAACGACGGAGCTGTACCTCGAGTCGAACGAAATCTCGATGATACATTCCAATCGCATCAGCCACCTGAAAGCACTTACCAGATTGTAAGATACGCAACTGCAACGATGCTGAAAAGAACAGGCGAGTGTTAATGTGCAATCTTTTACCATTTTCCCCCACAGGGATTTAAGCAACAACCAGATCGGAATACTGTCCAACCACACCTTTGCAAATCTAAGCAAACTCTCGACACTGTAAGTTTTGTTACAATCTACCTTAAACGTTCAGTCACTCGTTTATTCAGCACAATTCCAATTCAATTTTGCGTCGGTTTTTCAGCATCATAAGCTACAACAATCTGCAGTGCGTTCAGAAGTACGCTCTTGCCGGGCTGACCAACCTGAAAGTGCTTTCGCTGCACGGGAACAAAATTTCGATGATTCCGGAGGGTACCTTCAATGATTTGCAATCAATTACGCACATGTATGTATTCGGTACCGAGTGTCAGGACGCCCGGAAGGCAAATTGATAATCATAtccttttacttttactttccTCCCCACACAATCTCACACACAGTGCCCTTGGCAGCAATCCGCTCTACTGTGACTGCTCCCTTCGCTGGCTGTCCGAGTGGGTTAAGCGGGACTACGTGGAGCCGGGCATTGCGCGCTGTGCCGAGCCGGAACCGATGAAGGATAAGCTCATCCTATCGACACCGGCCGCCCAGTTCGTTTGCTCCGGCAAGGTAAGCAACGAAATACTGTCCAAGTGCGACGCTTGCTACACGTTCCCGTGCAAGAACGAGGCGACGTGCAGTGCGCTGCCGGAGCGGCAGTACGAGTGCAAGTGCAAGCCCGGCTACCACGGGACGCACTGCGAGTTTATGATTGACGCGTGCTATGGCAATCCGTGCCGCAACAACGGTACCTGC comes from the Anopheles coluzzii chromosome 2, AcolN3, whole genome shotgun sequence genome and includes:
- the LOC120948718 gene encoding protein slit isoform X4, encoding MMMTKRGIWSGPQFKMLMLLTVTVVLALVVPSNEEPYGGGGGYFGAETRCPRLCSCTGTTVDCSHRGLTQVPRKIPSETDRLDLQGNNISVIYESDFQGLAKLRILQLTDNHIYTIEKDALHDLISLERLDLSHNALTAVPKRAFKGAPALRSLQLDNNQITCLDEGAVKGLTELEILTLNNNNITTLPRDMFAGMPRLRALRLSENPFACDCHLSWLARYLKNASRLAPYTRCHSPGQLKGQNVADLHEQDFKCSGLTENAPMECGGRSLCPHPCRCADGIVDCREKSLTTVPSTLPEDTTELRLEQNYITEIPPKAFANHRRLKRIDLSNNNISRVAYDAFSGLKSLTSLVLYGNKIKDLPASVFKGLTSLQLLLLNANEISCVRRDAFKDLHNLSLLSLYDNNIQSLANGTFDSLRSIQTLHLARNPFICDCNLRWLGDYLHQNPIETSGAKCDAPKRMQRRRIEALKDEKFKCTDDYSKIKYSGECRMDQECPAACHCDRTTVDCSGRGLKEIPRDIPLYTTELLLNDNELNRIKSDGLFGRLPNLAKLDLRRNQISGIEPNAFEGATRIQELFLSENKIAEVHNKMFLGLHQLKTLSLYDNIITCVMPGSFDYLTSLTQLNLASNPFRCNCHLAWFSDWLRKKQLNGPPARCTSPSKVRDVPIKDLPHFDFKCTSDMDQGCLGEGYCPPSCTCTGTVVRCSRNKLKEIPKSIPAETTELYLESNEISMIHSNRISHLKALTRLDLSNNQIGILSNHTFANLSKLSTLIISYNNLQCVQKYALAGLTNLKVLSLHGNKISMIPEGTFNDLQSITHIALGSNPLYCDCSLRWLSEWVKRDYVEPGIARCAEPEPMKDKLILSTPAAQFVCSGKVSNEILSKCDACYTFPCKNEATCSALPERQYECKCKPGYHGTHCEFMIDACYGNPCRNNGTCTVLEEGRFSCHCLQGYTGSRCEVNIDDCVGHKCQNNGTCVDGVNSYSCSCAASFTGEYCESKIEFCGKDFNPCQNGAKCVDHTTHYSCDCLPGYRGLNCTDNIDDCVNHMCQNGGTCVDGINDYTCKCPHEFTGKFCEGAPMVAMMYPQTSPCQQHECKFGVCFQPNPSSADYICKCAPGYSGKRCEYLTSLTFLHNNSFVELEPLRTKPEANVTIVFSSTQQNGVLMYDGHNEHLAVELFNGRIRVSYDVGNDPVSTMYSFEMVADGKYHLVELLAIKKNFTLRVDRGLARSIINEGSKDYLKLSSPMYLGGLPAEPGQQAYKQWHLRNLTSFKGCMKEVWINHKQVDFLNAARQQKITPGCALLEPDSEGEMDDEFMQETPVILKEVNPCENHQCKRGGKCVPNGKGGYTCKCKKGTKGKYCDQGEGSVSLVIDEDPFKTSSSAASTCRKEQVREYYTENDCRSRQPLKYAKCVGGCGNQCCAAKVVRRRKVRMVCSNNTKYVKQLDIVRKCHCTKKCY